In Candidatus Methylacidiphilales bacterium, one DNA window encodes the following:
- the asnB gene encoding asparagine synthase (glutamine-hydrolyzing) produces the protein MCGIAGFFGSINGSDPDALIRSLKHRGPDDHGFWKTENAILIHTRLSIIDLSISARQPMLSTSKRQGIVFNGEIYNYLALKSHIDTKSFKSQSDTEILLYLIIKYKEHVFKYLAGMYAFAFWDEDRKEGILARDPYGIKPLYYRYNKDGTLIFASESKVLRTNGDTVCPNSFRDTLLWGSVPSPQTLWSEIRQVPSGAYLIWDKGSVRIEHHSSLRKGKFHFSISMNDNISENQSISIVDCKNPIAYTRFWLEESIKRHLVSDVPVGIFLSGGIDSTVILALVRKLLGENSKIYTFSIGFHERLYNEANLAEKTAHHFNTEHITWILSASQGQVELRNFLLHLDLPTIDGFNTWCVSLLARREGMKVALSGVGGDELFGGYPSFYRVPQIYRLYHSPFRKVLIPWLARKPQGSVYRRLLAYLKGKGSWLHAYHAFRGIFTPDEAFLITKKIVGKEPTQEPFSEISDSELPEDPLSVIVQLETTRYLTNQLLRDSDIFSMAHGIELRLPLVDARLAMALDILPPRVRVTRSKSLLKKAVPEIPAWILRQPKRGFVFPFKEWLQKEFSEQLFEIEKFSPVPLNAWYRTWCLASVLKVLGQVEFK, from the coding sequence ATGTGCGGGATAGCTGGTTTTTTTGGCTCAATCAACGGCAGTGATCCTGACGCTTTAATCCGATCTCTCAAGCATAGAGGTCCAGATGATCATGGCTTTTGGAAAACGGAAAATGCTATTCTTATCCACACAAGACTTTCAATAATCGACTTATCTATTAGCGCTCGACAGCCGATGCTCTCAACTAGTAAAAGGCAAGGTATCGTATTCAACGGTGAAATCTATAATTATCTAGCTTTGAAAAGTCATATTGATACAAAATCTTTTAAAAGTCAATCTGATACAGAAATCCTACTATATCTCATCATTAAGTATAAGGAACACGTTTTTAAGTATCTTGCTGGAATGTATGCTTTTGCCTTTTGGGATGAAGATAGGAAAGAAGGTATATTAGCGAGAGATCCTTACGGAATTAAGCCTTTGTATTATCGTTACAACAAAGATGGGACACTCATCTTCGCTTCAGAATCTAAGGTTTTAAGAACCAATGGCGACACAGTGTGTCCGAATAGCTTTCGGGATACTTTATTATGGGGTAGTGTTCCTTCACCGCAAACACTATGGAGTGAGATACGGCAAGTGCCCAGTGGTGCTTATCTAATTTGGGACAAGGGATCTGTTAGAATTGAACATCACTCAAGTTTAAGAAAAGGCAAGTTTCATTTTTCTATATCTATGAATGATAATATTTCGGAAAACCAGTCAATAAGTATTGTGGATTGCAAAAATCCTATAGCTTACACACGTTTTTGGCTCGAGGAATCAATAAAGAGACATTTGGTGAGTGACGTTCCAGTCGGAATATTTCTAAGTGGTGGAATTGACTCGACTGTAATTTTAGCGCTAGTTAGGAAGCTGTTGGGGGAGAATTCTAAAATTTATACTTTTTCCATAGGCTTCCATGAACGCTTATATAATGAGGCTAATCTTGCTGAAAAAACGGCTCATCATTTCAATACCGAGCACATTACATGGATTTTAAGTGCTAGTCAAGGTCAAGTTGAGCTTAGAAATTTCTTACTACATTTAGATCTCCCGACTATAGATGGTTTTAACACGTGGTGTGTATCTTTATTAGCACGAAGGGAAGGTATGAAGGTAGCTCTTTCTGGGGTAGGAGGGGATGAATTATTCGGGGGATATCCTTCCTTTTATCGAGTGCCACAGATTTATAGATTATATCATTCTCCCTTTCGAAAGGTGCTAATTCCATGGCTAGCTAGAAAGCCTCAAGGGTCTGTTTATCGGCGATTACTAGCATATCTGAAGGGGAAAGGCTCTTGGTTACATGCATACCATGCCTTTCGCGGAATTTTTACGCCAGATGAGGCATTTTTAATTACAAAAAAAATCGTTGGCAAGGAGCCCACACAAGAACCCTTTTCAGAAATTAGTGATTCGGAGTTACCTGAAGATCCGCTTTCGGTTATTGTGCAACTTGAAACAACACGTTATTTAACGAATCAACTGCTCCGTGACAGTGATATTTTCTCGATGGCTCACGGGATTGAATTGCGCTTACCGTTAGTTGATGCGCGTCTGGCAATGGCCCTTGATATACTTCCGCCAAGAGTAAGAGTGACGCGTTCTAAGTCGCTTCTAAAGAAAGCAGTTCCAGAAATTCCAGCTTGGATATTAAGGCAACCTAAGCGCGGGTTTGTTTTTCCTTTCAAAGAATGGTTGCAGAAGGAATTCTCAGAGCAACTTTTCGAAATAGAAAAGTTTTCGCCCGTGCCTCTCAACGCTTGGTATCGAACCTGGTGTTTAGCGTCTGTGTTGAAAGTCTTAGGTCAGGTTGAATTTAAGTAA